The proteins below are encoded in one region of Lonchura striata isolate bLonStr1 chromosome 1, bLonStr1.mat, whole genome shotgun sequence:
- the IRF4 gene encoding interferon regulatory factor 4 produces the protein MTSVSLCLCTLCAIPSSPSPRSPPPAPPPGPPPPRPVRRPPSYKETSRCRRPSRSAPRLSGRAAAGGPCPLPAPPQSLPESRCLDVCGEVSLVGHPKTPHPTSDTSGMNLEPGECGMNSVSCGNGKLRQWLIDQIDSGKYPGLVWENDEKSIFRIPWKHAGKQDYNREEDAALFKAWALFKGKFREGIDKPDPPTWKTRLRCALNKSNDFEELVERSQLDISDPYKVYRIVPEGAKKGAKQISMEEQPLMMNHPFPITSPYTALPSQVPNYMMPHERNWREFAPEQPHPDIPYQCASIPFAARGHHWQGPSCENGCQVTGTFYACAPPESQTPGIPIEPSIRSGEALALSDCRLHICLYYREILVKEVTTSSPEGCRISHGQSYEVSSLDQVIFPYPEDNGQRKNIEKLLSHLERGVILWMAPDGLYAKRLCQSRIYWDGPMMLCSDRPNKLERDQTCKLFDTQQFLADLQDFAHHGRPLPRYQVTLCFGEEFPDPQRQRKLITAHVEPMFARQLYYFAQQNSGHLLRGYDLPELVTSPEDYHRSIRHSSIQE, from the exons ATGACGTCTGTCTCTCTTTGCCTCTGTACCTTGTGTGCAATTCCCAG CTCGCCAAGTCCCCGGTCCCCTCCGCCGGCTCCACCTCCGGGCCCGCCTCCCCCCCGCCCGGTACGACGCCCTCCATCATATAAAGAAACTTCCCGGTGCCGCCGGCCCAGTCGCTCTGCGCCCCGTCTCAGCGGCCGTGCGGCAGCCGGCGGCCCCTGCCCGCTCCCAGCGCCGCCACAGAG CCTTCCAGAGAGCCGGTGCTTGGACGTGTGTGGAGAGGTCAGCTTGgtggggcaccccaaaacccctcaccCAACCTCTGACACGAGTGGCATGAACTTGGAGCCGGGCGAGTGCGGGATGAACTCAGTGAGCTGTGGCAATGGGAAACTCCGCCAGTGGCTGATCGACCAGATAGACAGCGGCAAGTACCCCGGGCTGGTGTGGGAGAACGACGAGAAGAGCATCTTCCGCATCCCCTGGAAGCACGCTGGCAAGCAGGACTACAACCGGGAGGAGGACGCTGCCCTCTTCAAG GCTTGGGctctttttaaaggaaagttCAGAGAGGGCATTGATAAACCAGATCCCCCTACCTGGAAGACAAGATTAAGGTGTGCTTTGAACAAGAGCAATGACTTTGAAGAACTGGTGGAGAGAAGCCAGCTGGACATCTCAGATCCCTATAAAGTGTACAGAATAGTGCCAGAAGGAGCCAAAAAAG GTGCAAAACAGATCAGCATGGAGGAACAACCATTAATGATGAACCATCCCTTTCCAATAACATCTCCTTACACTGCACTACCGTCCCAG GTACCGAACTACATGATGCCCCATGAACGGAACTGGAGGGAGTTTGCCCCGGAGCAGCCACATCCTGACATCCCGTACCAGTGCGCCAGTATCCCCTTCGCCGCTCGCGGGCATCACTGGCAAGGGCCCAGCTGTGAAAATG GTTGTCAGGTGACAGGAACCTTTTATGCTTGTGCTCCTCCTGAGTCCCAGACTCCTGGCATCCCGATTGAGCCAAGCATAAGGTCTGGTGAAGCCCTCGCTCTGTCAG ACTGCCGACTCCACATCTGCTTATATTACCGTGAAATACTGGTGAAGGAGGTGACAACTTCCAGTCCTGAAGGCTGTAGGATATCCCACGGGCAAAGCTATGAGGTCAGCAGCCTGGACCAAGTTATCTTCCCTTATCCAGAGGATAATGGCCAGAGGAAGAACATAGAAAAACTGCTGAGCCACCTGGAGCGAGGAGTAATTCTATGGATGGCACCTGATGGCCTCTACGCTAAGAGACTTTGCCAAAGCAGGATCTACTGGGATGGGCCTATGATGCTCTGCAGTGACCGACCCAACAAGCTGGAGCGGGACCAAACGTGCAAGCTCTTTGATACTCAGCAGTTTTTAGCAG ACCTGCAAGACTTTGCTCACCATGGACGTCCTCTGCCGAGATATCAGGTCACTCTGTGCTTTGGGGAGGAATTTCCAGATCCACAGAGGCAGAGGAAACTAATTACAGCCCAT GTTGAACCAATGTTTGCCAGGCAGCTGTATTACTTTGCTCAACAAAACAGTGGACATCTGCTGAGAGGCTATGATTTGCCAGAACTTGTGACTAGTCCAGAGGATTATCACAGATCTATTCGCCATTCCTCTATTCAAGAGTAA